In Hahella sp. HNIBRBA332, the genomic window AGCGGATCAAGGCATCGTCAAGAAGTGGGCGGACAAGTACGGCATTGAAATAGAAGTGCAGTTGATCAATGACTACGTAGAGTCCATCAACCTCTACACCGCCAGCGACTTTGACGCGGTCACCGCCACCAATATGGATGCGCTGACGATTCCTTCCGTCAGCGGCGTGGACACGCAAGCGATTATCGTGGGCGACTATTCCAACGGCAACGACGGCATTGTGGTGAAAGGCGCGCATAGCGTAGCGGAGTTGAAAGGGCGGGAAATCAATCTGGTGGAATTCTCCGTTTCCCACTACATGCTGGCGCGGGCGTTGGATAAAAACGGCATGTCTGAAAGAGACGTCACGGTCGTGAATACGTCCGATGCGGACATCGCCAGCGCCTTCATCTCCAACGCCAAAGGCGCGGTAGTGACCTGGAATCCGCCTCTGCAGCAGGCGCGCAATGCGAAAGGCGCGCAGATGATTTTTGACTCTTCCATGATTCCAGGCGAAATTCTGGATATCACATTTGTGAAGACAGACGCCGACGAGCGTTTCAAAAAAGCGCTTACTGGCGCCTGGTATGAAACCATGGCCATCATAAGCGGCGGCGCTGGCAGTAAGGAAGCCATCGAGCATATGGCGGAAGCCACTGGCGCGACGGTCCCCGAGTTTAAAGCGCAACTGCGCACCACCGCGATGTTCTACACGCCAGCCGAAGCCCGCGATTACACCAAGTCCGACGCGGTTGAGAAGACCATGGAATACGTGCGCCAGTTCAGCTTCGACAAAGGCTTGTTTGGCGCTACCGCGCAGTCGGCGGATTTTGTCGGCATCCAGTTCGATAACGGCAAAGTGCTGGGGGACGAGAAGAACGTCAAACTGCGCTTTACCAGTAAGTATATGGACATGGCCGCACAGGGCACTCTGTAGCAGGCTTTGTGTCATAGTGGACGGGGAAGGCGGTATCCCGTCCAAGCAGGCTTCGTCTTTAAGCTTTGAGTCGGTGGGATGAAATCGACTGGAAGGTGTTTGTCGGAGCCTTGCAATTTAAAGTTAATGTTGTAAACATCGTTCGGTCGCTGATGACGGCGACCGGCGAATAACGCCCGATCCTGTGTGCGCCTGATGGCGTGTAGCAGTATGACGTCAGGAGGCCAGGACATTTTTCGTCATGAAGCAATGTAAGCAATAAAGGTGAATTCCAATGCTTTTTTCCAAGCTCCTGGGAGAAGTTAGCGACTCAATATGCGATGTGGATATCGCCGAGGACTGGTCCCAAGGTCGCTCGACCTTTGGTGGGCTGGTGGCGGCGTTTATCTACGAAGCCATGCGCCAGTCGCTCTCCGAGGATCGCCCTCTGCGTGAATTTAATATCTCGTTCGCATCCCCTGTCGCCCCCACAAGACTGACCGTCGCCAGTGAGTTATTGCGCGAAGGCGGCTCAGTCAGCCAGGTGTTGGGGCGCGCTATTCAACAAGGGGAAGTGAAAGCCACTGCTTTCGCCAGTTTCGGTAAAGCGCGTGACACCATCATCAATGCCCCCGGCGAAGCGATGCCTGAAGCGAAAGCCCCTGATCAGTGTATTGAAATGCCATATATCAAAGGCGTCACGCCCGAGTTTACCCAGCATTTCAACTACTACTACGCCTATGGCAACCTGCCGTTCTCCGGCGTGCAGTCGAGAGAAATGGGCGGTTGGGTGCGCTTCCGCCAGCCAGAGCCTGCGATTACTCTGGGCCACATTCTTGGGCTGGTGGACGCCTGGCCGCCAGCGACTTTGCCTTGGGTGAAAACGCCGGTTCCCGCCAGCACGCTGACCTGGTCTATTCAGTTTCCGCATCCAACGCCAACCATACAGCCGGATGAGCTGTGTCTGTATAAGGCATACGTTGAGCACGCCTCGGAAGGGTATGCTTATACCCGCTCCAAGTTGTGGAACGCCAAAGGCGAGTTGGTGGCGCTCAGCCAGCAGACCGTAACGGTATTCGGCTAAGCCGTACAGAGCGAGCCGTGTGGCTCGCTCTACAAGGAAAACAGGTCAATTTGTTTGGATGTGCCTGGCGGCGTGAACAGATCCGTGCGCAGGGCGGAATCCCGCCTAAGATTAAGTCCATTGCGCTTGGCGGCGATACTAAAGCGTTGCTCGATCAGGCGGGCGAAGTGTCCCACTCCACTTTGGCGAGTGCGGAAATCAGACTGATACAGCTCACCATTCCTGCACTCCCTCAGTAAATTGAGCGCCTTCTCCTTGCGCAGCGGATAGTGCTGTTGCAACCAGCTCTCGTAAAGCTCTTTTAACTGATGGGGCAATCGCAACAGGATATAGCCCGCATTGAGCGCGCCGGCGTTGGCGCATTGGGTGACGATATCCTCAATCTCAGGGTCGTTGATGCCGGGAATCACCGGCGCCACCATGACGCCGACGGGTATACCTTCCCGGCGTAAGGTCTCAATCGCTTTGAGACGCGCTTTGGGACTCGCCGCGCGGGGCTCCAGGATATTCTTCAGCTTCACGTCCATGGTGGTGACGCTGATCATGACTTTGACCAGATTCTGAAACGCCAGCTCCCGTAGCAGGTCAATGTCACGCAGTATGAGGTTGCTCTTGGTGATCAGCGTAACCGGGTGTTTGGTATCCACCATGACATTGAGCAGACTGCGGGTGATCTTTAATTGTCGTTCGGAGGGCTGATATGGGTCAGTGTTGCCGCCGATAGCAATGGTTTCGCAGCGGTAGTTGCGCTGATCCAGAAAGACGCGCAGCTTTTCGGCGGCATTGGTTTTGCAGTAGATCTTGGTTTCAAAATCGAGGCCCAGCGACAGATCCAGGTATTCATGGCTGGGGCGGGCGTAGCAGTAG contains:
- a CDS encoding putative urea ABC transporter substrate-binding protein: MVRRITSIMMCLAVSASASAADKFKLAWSHYTGWEPWGYAADQGIVKKWADKYGIEIEVQLINDYVESINLYTASDFDAVTATNMDALTIPSVSGVDTQAIIVGDYSNGNDGIVVKGAHSVAELKGREINLVEFSVSHYMLARALDKNGMSERDVTVVNTSDADIASAFISNAKGAVVTWNPPLQQARNAKGAQMIFDSSMIPGEILDITFVKTDADERFKKALTGAWYETMAIISGGAGSKEAIEHMAEATGATVPEFKAQLRTTAMFYTPAEARDYTKSDAVEKTMEYVRQFSFDKGLFGATAQSADFVGIQFDNGKVLGDEKNVKLRFTSKYMDMAAQGTL
- a CDS encoding acyl-CoA thioesterase II, which gives rise to MLFSKLLGEVSDSICDVDIAEDWSQGRSTFGGLVAAFIYEAMRQSLSEDRPLREFNISFASPVAPTRLTVASELLREGGSVSQVLGRAIQQGEVKATAFASFGKARDTIINAPGEAMPEAKAPDQCIEMPYIKGVTPEFTQHFNYYYAYGNLPFSGVQSREMGGWVRFRQPEPAITLGHILGLVDAWPPATLPWVKTPVPASTLTWSIQFPHPTPTIQPDELCLYKAYVEHASEGYAYTRSKLWNAKGELVALSQQTVTVFG
- a CDS encoding PA0069 family radical SAM protein translates to MQYGEASKGRGTGANPHNRFHPQRSESDPAELAAWSEVHDEAYQKHPQTEYIQQSCQSIVSKNNSPDIPFTYSINPYQGCEHGCVYCYARPSHEYLDLSLGLDFETKIYCKTNAAEKLRVFLDQRNYRCETIAIGGNTDPYQPSERQLKITRSLLNVMVDTKHPVTLITKSNLILRDIDLLRELAFQNLVKVMISVTTMDVKLKNILEPRAASPKARLKAIETLRREGIPVGVMVAPVIPGINDPEIEDIVTQCANAGALNAGYILLRLPHQLKELYESWLQQHYPLRKEKALNLLRECRNGELYQSDFRTRQSGVGHFARLIEQRFSIAAKRNGLNLRRDSALRTDLFTPPGTSKQIDLFSL